Proteins encoded by one window of Anopheles maculipalpis chromosome 2RL, idAnoMacuDA_375_x, whole genome shotgun sequence:
- the LOC126556597 gene encoding uncharacterized protein LOC126556597, whose product MERKEEKEKEKVKAHRKRSGEHHPLHSTRRDTLPTPPPDPTTPSTAADGLSHAASSSACDASACTGSYAETDPFKRLFTYREREAQFLRLLCESEPQDAASGAGGGSKKPPGPSGHSQAMSTAAKESVPCVTVAPDVMGRSEPGFESANEFLMLLNRAGPSVAAALSTKDAIDQLDRLHELIGQFLTLQEQNMRMHWQLKNVETLRKLKLMQIAIAKDPESFIISSGGLVEDTSDNDLLDNEIEQNLALLETILAAGNSASSKRSSSKRERSKSVINDEITNFQLHRKESSGRNYPLRRQSAVSDFKPKVSKWTKVKAAFKWEKTSALPANEIKSSEAMMIPVNNEVARYLRVPSIPCVGSSGDSVFSSSSGIVVSGGSAPGTPGENSLASSAENLTDMNEDNGGASGSNRERHGKRDSVKSTERSSQEEDARRSRSLDGEAILEPIRQMDKNKNKSAWSKVKGIVKNHRGSLKSNESRRDAKPSNSVGCSREASPCESMDACEMTMQRDRSDSFSSSQTSPGHRSSAMTPTFLLLPAAGSAAGGDTSAPSGPNSPCGSIPGTQTTFSSGEDGDWKPANAATDSRTNRSGSGDKGVPPGTASTTTTTTIVTPGTSRGSRKSKHIPDIESVPEGVPVETRSPVGGTMSQGLAPTSSTNTNSSSSISKLRKSPPKPLTLSRGQDSVDVSGSDHPDGAVLSLSSSPGPKYSPKRKSYSGIALEPEGSLPGSPSGKQFGFFAGTERVAELVEPDYSSGDVSDQNTPKRRPSPKHRTLQRQREEIERRYQELQLKLQREFDAKQQEWERIRPAAILLNNSPLLLLVNQLLKEEASGGITSTSKSQPTPIVEDNLTPDFKKKLNEWRTKHQPGMSKDIVDTKKKPITDWQLWKTGQIKLEGQGLKQLPDAKDLPEDFQKKLSEWKQMKAANKVPPYTTQSSQGGSSEAGTSMKRQQSKASGSVVKKSKTSDEFEKDRHPHQPQHQFQQHQPKAEGLSKLKALVTTSEAPKKELVVQTTKGFIKFEGISRKFTRKLFEWEKAKGIGPEASTIALLHPGYAPVVVETRGVVLENKREKSPALARSLSMDSIAPVPSASSISHQPSSLSLNDADELKDVDKDSGSNRRVSSNPELELSAEREEPGAVLVEVEDEVLEVADPLMPVLPEEDRRQSTSLGVNQKSKESGYASRPSSNSSTILKDSTKLLIRLSEQDSVDRDEVRRLKIVLRALIATLPEFVETGSRDSIAFFAYMKDLALDILRYLYRFDEGTLKDAGEVLGNVQTINGAVAELKKSLHSYMKYATANANGRKDEDIPQISITPAVGAQATSSIQRTDDSFRSMATINVTPTFVCNAVRVNTVELVHPNPSAKRFPISSESEPAPLTSQSPDSSAYTAPTVPDAVQSVQCKDSPEKEPRDTSGKKLQRNLSNGSRRKARIKRMGSRQSSKTESDSDDSPQNYVLDVPRKTKRKTSRAKKSASDSTEKLSTVAPQSVAGGEKASEDVVYVLKIKPGQKIEQVERPQPQNASLGMATGEEVLISPRETCVELLEVTHPTVVEPTTVTCTASVLVKTKRKIFTTVEGDGLLGPGASNQPVAISQELESGSGASDRNDAPETVVNVVLVASQDQKIVTNLPPLPQSPSMQRRMDASKAPNKELSPNIRLMIAKYNQRLTTEKGGASPHSSGSCSPVAWRSPVLDRRVRKQTEKYQETIQLSKSASAGSLRKSLKQLEEEKEAELGSRGSSGAAAGDGFGEDRDRTRVIKSFSASKIEGTSKNVMVEQERELARGHTEKEPSPKLATFPACDSLRRRDTLSRLERTREQQAAKELSSSISSAVSCQTASNVTGTIKKERLYKKRTESPIATGSNTGSIKKGSTREKYTRCRSVPNEECATEVLISSKALKPPSPRLIARRRLNLEQQRTEFSRSAPTTPLEENRSILVPLSQRALKLKKAKEEFLRAPAGDRSGVSGASDQQVWSNRISQISATSTASSSVVEGELTLLMKSASAGVIGVHTSTDQDASLTLRRNESGSSCIAGEGGATGSISRHSLSTVSTAAGVAGGSIAASSSGSRFGGLSNLASKLRKVKLRRSSKDLSKMHAISALCRQSLMVDISGEAAAKMGSAQSLGSPVRRTGHRAFDELPGDGDEEPLKKSGSVQAICNRFRRSGERNDELKKSRSLGFLEPERKDSG is encoded by the exons ATGGAGAGGAAGgaagagaaggagaaggaaaaggtgAAAGCACATCGCAAACGTTCCGGTGAGCATCATCCACTGCACTCGACGCGGCGGGATACGTTACCCACACCGCCACCGGATCCCACAACACCGTCCACCGCCGCCGATGGATTGTCACACGCTGCATCATCGTCCGCATGTGACGCATCCGCCTGTACCGGAAGCTACGCGGAAACGGATCCATTCAAGCGTCTGTTTACGTACCGGGAGCGAGAGGCACAGTTCTTGCGGTTGTTGTGCGAAAGTGAACCACAGGATGCTGCATCCGGTGCGGGAGGAGGCAGCAAAAAGCCACCCGGTCCTTCGGGGCATTCCCAAGCGATGTCCACGGCTGCGAAGGAAAGTGTGCCTTGTGTTACCGTTGCACCGGACGTGATGGGACGCAGTGAGCCGGGGTTTGAGTCGGCCAACGAGTTTCTGATGCTGCTGAATCGGGCTGGTCCATCGGTGGCTGCTGCACTGTCTACCAAGGATGCGATTGATCAGCTGGATAGGTTGCACGAACTGATCGGACAGTTTCTTACGCTGCAGGAGCAAAACATGCGGATGCACTGGCAGTTGAAAAACGTCGAAACGCTGCGCAAGCTGAAGCTAATGCAGATTGCG ATTGCGAAAGATCCGGAATCGTTCATCATCAGTAGCGGCGGACTGGTGGAAGACACGTCCGATAACGATCTGCTGGACAATGAGATCGAGCAAAATCTGGCACTGCTGGAGACGATCCTTGCAGCTGGTAATTCGGCGAGCAGCAAGCGCAGCAGCTCCAAAAG GGAACGCAGCAAATCGGTGATCAACGATGAGATCACAAACTTCCAGCTGCACCGGAAAGAGAGCAGTGGACGTAACTATCCGCTCCGCCGTCAGAGTGCCGTATCCGACTTTAAGCCGAAGGTGTCCAAATGGACAAAGGTGAAGGCGGCCTTCAAGTGGGAAAAGACCAGCGCATTGCCAGCGAACGAGATCAAGAGCTCCGAAGCGATGATGATACCGGTCAACAATGAGGTGGCCAG ATATTTGCGCGTACCATCCATACCGTGTGTCGGTAGCTCTGGCGACTCGGTGTTTAGCTCCTCGTCCGGGATCGTTGTCAGCGGGGGATCGGCTCCCGGTACGCCGGGTGAGAACAGCTTGGCCAGCTCGGCCGAAAACCTTACTGACATGAACGAAGATAACGGTGGCGCCTCGGGAAGCAACCGGGAAAGAC ACGGCAAGCGGGACTCGGTCAAGAGTACGGAGCGGAGCAGCCAGGAGGAAGATGCGCGCCGGTCCCGATCACTTGATGGGGAAGCTATTCTCGAACCGATTCGACAGATGGATAAG AACAAGAATAAATCTGCCTGGAGCAAGGTGAAGGGTATTGTAAAAAATCACCGTGGATCGCTCAAGTCGAATGAGTCGCGCCGGGACGCTAAACCCTCGAACAGTGTCGGCTGCAGCCGGGAAGCAAGTCCATGCGAATCGATGGATGCTTGCGAGATGACGATGCAGCGCGATCGATCCGATTCGTTCTCCTCCAGCCAAACGTCACCCGGCCATCGGTCGTCAGCGATGACACCGACcttcctgctgctgcctgcAGCCGGTTCGGCAGCAGGAGGTGACACCAGTGCACCCAGTGGTCCGAACTCACCGTGTGGTTCCATCCCGGGCACGCAGACCACCTTTTCAAGTGGAGAAGATGGCGATTGGAAACCGGCGAACGCGGCAACCGATAGTCGAACGAACCGCAGTGGCAGTGGGGATAAAGGTGTTCCACCTGGGACAGCgtccactaccaccaccaccacaatcgTTACACCCGGCACGAGTCGTGGATCtcgcaaaagcaaacacatacCTGATATTGAATCCGTACCTGAAGGAGTACCGGTAGAGACAAGGTCACCAGTTGGTGGCACCATGTCACAAGGGTTAGCGCctaccagcagcaccaacacaaacagcagtagcagtattAGTAAGCTAAGAAAATCTCCCCCCAAACCGCTCACCTTATCCCGTGGACAGGACTCGGTCGATGTGTCTGGATCGGATCATCCCGATGGTGCGGTCCTTTCACTATCTTCATCACCCGGTCCGAAGTATTCGCCGAAGCGCAAAAGTTACTCCGGAATAGCGCTCGAGCCCGAAGGATCGCTACCAGGAAGTCCATCTGGCAAGCAGTTTGGCTTTTTCGCAGGTACCGAACGGGTGGCAGAATTGGTCGAACCGGACTACTCGAGTGGTGATGTGTCGGATCAGAACACACCGAAGCGTAGACCATCGCCGAAACATCGCACGCTGCAGCGACAGCGGGAAGAAATCGAACGTCGGTACCAGGAGCTGCAACTGAAGCTACAGCGAGAGTTCGACGCGAAGCAGCAAGAATGGGAACGGATACGACCGGCAGCAATTCTGCTTAACAACAGTCCTT TATTGCTTCTAGTGAACCAGCTGCTCAAGGAGGAAGCATCTGGAGGTATCACCAGCACATCCAAATCACAGCCAACTCCGATCGTTGAGGACAATCTGACGCCGGACTTCAAGAAGAAGCTGAACGAATGGCGTACAAAG CATCAGCCAGGAATGTCGAAAGATATCGTAGACACGAAGAAGAAACCAATCACTGACTGGCAACTGTGGAAAACGGGACAGATCAAGTTGGAAGGGCAAGGATTGAAGCAGCTGCCCGATGCTAAAGATTTGCCGGAAGATTTTCAGAAAAAACTAT cTGAATGGAAGCAGATGAAGGCAGCCAACAAAGTCCCTCCCTACACAACACAATCGTCCCAGGGTGGTTCCAGCGAGGCTGGAACTTCGATGAAGCGCCAACAATCAAAAGCATCCGGCAGTGTGGTGAAGAAGTCGAAAACGTCCGACGAGTTTGAGAAGGATCGACATCCGCATCAGCCACAGCACCAATTCCAACAGCATCAACCGAAAGCGGAAGGTCTGTCCAAGCTAAAGGCGCTTGTGACCACCTCGGAAGCACCGAAGAAGGAACTGGTGGTGCAGACCACCAAAGGTTTCATCAAGTTCGAGGGCATTTCACGCAAGTTTACTCGCAAGCTGTTCGAATGGGAAAAGGCTAAGGGTATCGGTCCGGAAGCGTCCACAATAGCGCTACTACATCCGGGATATGCACCGGTCGTGGTTGAAACACGTGGCGTAGTGCTGGAGAACAAGC GAGAAAAATCGCCAGCATTAGCGCGTTCGCTTTCGATGGACAGTATAGCGCCGGTTCCTTCTGCCTCTTCAATATCGCACCAACCGTCGAGTCTTTCGCTGAATGATGCTGATGAACTTAAGGATGTCGATAAGGACAGTGGCTCCAATCGACGGGTATCGTCCAATCCCGAGCTGGAGCTGTCTGCAGAACGGGAAGAACCGGGAGCCGTTTTGGTGGAAGTTGAAGATGAGGTACTCGAGGTGGCAGATCCACTGATGCCGGTACTGCCAGAGGAAGATCGGAGACAATCGACCTCACTAGGAGTGAACCAGAAATCTAAAGA GTCTGGATATGCGTCACGACCTTCCAGCAATAGCAGTACCATTCTGAAAGACTCCACCAAGCTGCTGATACGATTGAGCGAACAGGACTCGGTAGATCGGGACGAGGTGCGTCGACTAAAGATTGTTCTGCGTGCCCTGATCGCAACGCTGCCCGAATTCGTGGAAACGGGATCAAGGGATAGTATTGCATTTTTCGCCTACATGAAGGATCTGGCGCTCGATATCCTTCGCTACCTGTATCGTTTCGACGAAGGAACGCTCAAGGATGCCGGTGAGGTGTTGGGCAACGTGCAAACGATTAACGGAGCGGTGGCCGAATTGAAAAAGTCTCTCCACTCGTACATGAAATACGCGACGGCTAATGCGAACGGGCGGAAAGATGAGGACATACCACAGATCAGTATTACACCGGCCGTCGGAGCTCAGGCAACTTCATCGATACAGCGGACAGATGATTCGTTCCGAAGCATGGCAACGATCAACGTAACACCGACCTTTGTATGCAATGCCGTGAGAGTCAATACCGTGGAACTGGTGCATCCGAATCCTTCGGCAAAACGATTTCCCATCAGCTCAGAATCGGAACCGGCTCCACTTACCTCTCAGTCGCCTGACTCGTCCGCTTACACAGCACCAACAGTCCCTGACGCTGTGCAAAGCGTTCAGTGTAAAGACTCGCCAGAGAAAGAACCCCGCGACACTTCCGGTAAAAAGCTGCAGCGTAACCTTAGCAATGGAAGTCGCCGTAAGGCCCGTATCAAGCGGATGGGATCACGTCAAAGCAGCAAAACCGAAAGCGATAGTGACGATAGTCCACAGAACTATGTGCTCGATGTGCCACGTAAGACGAAGCGTAAGACGAGCCGTGCGAAAAAATCTGCCTCCGACTCGACGGAAAAGTTGTCCACTGTGGCACCGCAGTCGGTTGCCGGCGGAGAAAAGGCTTCCGAAGATGTGGTGTACGTGTTGAAAATTAAACCGGGTCAGAAGATTGAGCAGGTAGAACGGCCACAGCCACAAAACGCTTCGCTCGGAATGGCGACCGGGGAGGAGGTGCTTATTTCACCGCGGGAAACTTGCGTCGAGCTGTTGGAAGTAACGCACCCGACTGTGGTCGAACCGACGACAGTAACCTGCACGGCGAGTGTTCTTGTGAAAACTAAACGTAAAATCTTCACCACGGTCGAAGGTGACGGTTTGTTAGGGCCTGGTGCAAGCAATCAACCGGTTGCCATCAGTCAGGAATTGGAGTCCGGGTCGGGTGCATCAGATCGAAACGATGCACCGGAGACGGTGGTGAATGTTGTGCTGGTTGCGAGTCAAGACCAGAAGATCGTTACGAACTTACCACCATTGCCACAGTCGCCAAGCATGCAGCGACGGATGGATGCGTCGAAGGCACCGAACAAGGAACTATCGCCCAACATACGGTTAATGATCGCCAAATACAATCAGCGTCTAACGACGGAAAAGGGAGGAGCATCTCCACACAGTTCTGGGTCTTGTTCTCCAGTGGCGTGGCGTTCGCCGGTACTCGATCGGCGTGTGCGCAAACAGACGGAAAAGTATCAGGAAACGATACAGCTATCGAAATCGGCCAGTGCTGGTAGTTTGCGCAAGTCTTTGAAACAATTGGAGGAGGAAAAGGAAGCCGAGTTGGGCTCGCGAGGGTCaagtggtgctgctgctggtgatggatTTGGAGAAGATCGTGATCGAACGAGAGTCATCAAATCGTTCAGTGCGAGTAAAATCGAGGGAACCAGCAAGAATGTGATGGTAGAGCAGGAGCGAGAGTTAGCTAGGGGACACACCGAGAAGGAACCATCTCCAAAGCTTGCAACGTTCCCAGCGTGTGATAGTCTGCGAAGGCGTGATACCTTATCCCGGCTGGAAAGGACACGTGAGCAGCAAGCTGCTAAAGAACTCTCATCGAGCATTTCTAGCGCCGTGTCGTGCCAGACAGCGTCCAACGTGACCGGTACGATCAAGAAGGAACGGTTGTACAAAAAACGTACTGAATCGCCGATAGCGACAGGCTCAAACACGGGGAGTATTAAGAAGGGATCCACAAGGGAAAAGTATACCCGGTGTCGATCCGTACCGAACGAAGAATGTGCTACGGAGGTGTTGATCTCGTCCAAAGCTCTCAAACCACCAAGTCCACGGCTGATCGCAAGACGAAGGCTTAATCTAGAACAGCAGCGAACGGAGTTTTCGCGATCAGCTCCAACGACACCGCTCGAGGAGAACCGTAGTATTCTGGTGCCGCTAAGTCAACGTGCCTTGAAGCTTAAGAAAGCGAAGGAAGAGTTCCTACGGGCTCCAGCAGGTGATCGATCGGGAGTTTCGGGTGCATCCGACCAACAGGTGTGGAGTAATCGGATTAGCCAGATTAGTGCAACCAGCACCGCATCGTCCAGTGTGGTCGAAGGGGAGCTAACTCTGCTGATGAAGAGTGCCAGTGCGGGTGTCATTGGTGTGCACACTTCAACTGATCAAGACGCATCCCTTACATTGCGTCGTAACGAGTCAGGATCGTCGTGTATTGCTGGGGAGGGTGGAGCAACGGGTTCCATCTCACGACACAGTCTCAGTACGGTAAGTACGGCTGCCGGTGTGGCCGGTGGCTCCATTGCCGCTAGCAGTAGTGGCAGCCGGTTCGGAGGTCTATCGAATCTCGCCTCGAAGCTACGGAAGGTGAAGCTCCGACGGAGCAGCAAGGATCTCAGCAAGATGCACGCCATTTCGGCACTCTGTCGGCAAAGTCTCATGGTGGATATTAGTGGCGAGGCGGCAGCAAAGATGGGCAGTGCGCAGAGCCTTGGGTCTCCGGTTCGGCGCACCGGACACCGCGCGTTTGACGAGTTGCCCGGCGATGGCGATGAGGAACCGCTGAAAAAGTCCGGCAGTGTACAGGCTATTTGTAATCGCTTTCGTCGCAGTGGCGAGCGTAACGATGAGCTGAAGAAGAGCCGTAGCTTAGGCTTTCTCGAGCCCGAACGGAAGGACTCGGGATGA